CAACTGACGGCTCAAGGAGGTCCGAAGTGAAGAAGAAGCGGTTGTCGGAGGAGCAGATCGTCGGCATCCTGCAGGAGGCCGACGAGCCGGGCAAGACGATCGGCGAGGTATGCAGGGCCCACGGCGTCTCGGAGAACACCTTCTACGGTTGGCGCAAGCGCTTCAAGGGGCTCAACGTCCCTGAGGTGCGCACGATGCGCCAGCTCGCCCAGGAGAATGCGCGGCTGAAGAAGCTGCTGGCGTAACCGTTCACGGATTTCCTGAGAATCTGCCCTCGGGGTTTGCGTATCCTGCCGGATCATGGCAGACGCAGCGACATCCGGATGCCCCACCTGCAGGCGGCTCGAAGGCCTTCTGGTCGCTCTGGAAGCACGCGTGACGGAGTTGGAGGCGCACAACGCCTCGCTTGAGTCCGAGATTGCCCGGCTGCGCAAGGACTCCTCCAACTCGCACAAGCCGCCGTCCAGCGATATCGTCAAGCCGCCGGCGCGGCAAGAAGCGGAGGATGGGCGACCAGCCGCGCCATCCGCGACACGAGCGCACGCCCTTTCCGCCCGACCAGATCGACCAGACGCGCGAGTATCGGCTCGAGTGCTGCCCCGACTGCGGAGGGCCGCT
The Candidatus Brocadiaceae bacterium genome window above contains:
- a CDS encoding transposase, producing the protein MKKKRLSEEQIVGILQEADEPGKTIGEVCRAHGVSENTFYGWRKRFKGLNVPEVRTMRQLAQENARLKKLLA